GCGCTTCACATAGCGGGTTTAGCTGGAGCGGGCGAAGATGTAAAGTGTGTGTCCGGGTTCAAGATACTTGAGACTGGAAAGGACTTTGATTTTGTGTTGTGTACCCAGATCTAAGGTTCTTGCTACTATTCTTGGATTGCTCCATGGCTTCGTTTCTTGCATGGATTGGGTTTCTTAAAGATCTTCTTCGTACCGTTTGTCGAGCGATTGGCTGATCGCACGAGAGGCGAACCATACAAGCAACGAAGTCAATAGTGGGAGCAGCAAAGCAAAATAGGTGAAACTTTGACAGATGAATACAGAGACAATCGATCCGGCAGCGAAAGAGACGAAAATTAAAATTCGCGAAAAATAAGCTCTCTGGCTCAGAACCCGTTCTTTCAGGTTTAGCTTTCCAAATAAGAGTCGAGCAGACTCCGAACCGATATCGGTACTCAAACCGGTCAAATGTGTCGTTCGAATGTGGCCCTTAGTCATGATTGTAAAACAGGCGTTCTGAAACCCGCAGAGGAAGGAGAGTGAGTAAAGCAGAAAAAAGTCTCGCGTGTGAACGAGATGTTCTCCAAAGAGTCCAAAAAATCCATTTTCACCCAATAAAGCGAAGAAAAGCAGCATAACTGGCAAAGCTAAAATAATCAGATCAAATCGAGGTTTTTCGCCGCGCTCGATGCGTGCAATGGTGAGAAGTCCCGCGATAAAAGCGCCTAATATAAAAACCATCGGAAATCCCAAAAGCTCCAAAGCAAATAGAGGGTGAGAGTGGGCCAAGGAAATCCCGATTTGACTCCCGAATCCGGTTATATGCGACACGTAACGGCCGCAGGAAAGAAACCCGAAGGCGTTTATAAAGCCGGCTTGAAATGCCAGCAGCCCCCATAGAAACACGTAAGGCTTTCGAGTGTATTCCTCTCGACTCAGTCGATGCATGGTTTTCCTTCGATCAGACGCTGCTGGGCTTGTGCGGGAACGGGTTTCATCCTGGGATGAC
This genomic interval from Myxococcaceae bacterium contains the following:
- a CDS encoding DUF1275 domain-containing protein — its product is MHRLSREEYTRKPYVFLWGLLAFQAGFINAFGFLSCGRYVSHITGFGSQIGISLAHSHPLFALELLGFPMVFILGAFIAGLLTIARIERGEKPRFDLIILALPVMLLFFALLGENGFFGLFGEHLVHTRDFFLLYSLSFLCGFQNACFTIMTKGHIRTTHLTGLSTDIGSESARLLFGKLNLKERVLSQRAYFSRILIFVSFAAGSIVSVFICQSFTYFALLLPLLTSLLVWFASRAISQSLDKRYEEDL